Proteins encoded together in one Centropristis striata isolate RG_2023a ecotype Rhode Island chromosome 6, C.striata_1.0, whole genome shotgun sequence window:
- the fbxl22 gene encoding F-box and leucine-rich protein 22: MCLRRHHVSGPHNTGCRLIVAAHQQAYRSHRDEACLSVLGRLTMHLIQLNHECLLHLFSFLDKDSRKSLSSTCHQLREVFLDPCLWTLLHFSSPCQLTRDNFVLGPSLRFLTVCWYSSRVLQVCNIEDWLKSSFQKDICSKHENLVSTFLAHVCHMCPNLLWLTLAGCGHITDQDVISLLQSCRKLRCLHLENCVRITDRSLEGVAAHGASLEEVKVDFCRNITQAGLRAVREKRPDIQLSAERSADMIPDSKPEERLPLRRTLQKVLLFS, translated from the exons ATGTGCCTGAGGAGGCATCATGTATCTGGGCCACACAATACGGGCTGCAGGCTCATTGTTGCTGCTCACCAGCAGGCCTATCGCAGCCACAGGGACGAggcctgtctttctgtcttggGACGACTCACTATGCATCTCATCCAGCTCAACCACGAATGTCTCCTCCACCTTTTCTCCTTCTTAGACAAGGACAGCCGGAAAAGTTTGTCCTCGACCTGTCATCAGCTGCGTGAAGTCTTCCTGGACCCCTGCCTCTGGACTCTACTCCACTTCAGCTCCCCGTGTCAGCTGACGAGGGACAACTTTGTGCTGGGACCTTCACTGCGCTTCTTGACAGTTTGCTGGTACTCCAGCAGGGTCCTGCAGGTGTGCAACATTGAGGACTGGTTAAAGAGCTCGTTTCAGAAGGACATCTGCAGCAAACATGAGAACCTGGTCAGCACTTTCCTGGCCCATGTCTGTCacat GTGTCCCAACCTGCTCTGGCTAACCCTGGCCGGCTGCGGACACATCACTGACCAGGATGTGATCTCcttgctgcagagctgcaggaagCTGAGATGCCTCCATCTGGAGAACTGCGTGCGCATCACCGACCGCAGCCTGGAGGGTGTGGCGGCTCATGGAGCGAGCCTGGAAGAGGTAAAGGTGGACTTCTGCAGGAACATCACACAGGCAGGGCTGCGGGCCGTCAGAGAAAAGAGGCCTGACATCCAGCTGAGTGCAGAGAGGAGTGCTGATATGATCCCAGACAGCAAGCCTGAGGAGAGGCTGCCGCTCAGAAGGACACTGCAGAAAGTCCTGCTGTTCTCCTGA